From the genome of Setaria viridis chromosome 1, Setaria_viridis_v4.0, whole genome shotgun sequence:
TGCTTCAGAAAGTGCCCGGATTTGGAACCATAGTGTATATCTCACATTTGGAATATGTTACACTCGCTTATTTTCTTGATTGCAAATTTCCAAATGTACGTCCTTCGGTCCTGCCTGTCAGATCTTCAAAACTAGCATGTGAACCTGtcaattaataaaatttgcaaaTATCTGTTTGATATATTTCTCAAGAAAAATCGAACTAAATTAAATGTCAGATCTTTAAAACTAGCATGTGAACTAAATTAAGTCATATCCTGAATTGCTCTAAAAAAAGTCATATCCTGAATTGCACTTGATGGCTTCCATATCCAAGGCTATTCTACAGTTAAAGGATTCCCTAAATCAAAGTTTGtataaattagaaaaaaagGTATGTAGTGTACATCTTTTCTGCAGTTTAAATACTCCAATCAATTTGTTCTGATTGATGTTTGAGGGACTAGCTTGGATGTTCATTTTCTTCTTGACTGAATTACACAGCTGAATCCCTTGAAATTTGAAGGCCATCTTTTTATAGTACCACTAACTGTTGTGAGCCGTCCATTTGCTTTAAATTCTAGTTTATACCAATTAGGATAAATCAGTTACTCTACAAGCATGGATCGTAGCACACGGTTGTTAGTTCTTAGCATATTCAAATGAGGAAAGAGCTAATTGATCAGATTAAATTCATtgctactctctccgtcccaaattattagtcattttggcttttctagttTCATAATtcttgctatgcatctagatgtaATATATCTAGGTGGAtagcaaaatcaatgaatctagaaaaatgaaAATGACTAATaattttggacggagggagtatatattaaTTCCAGATGATGCTTCAGATTTGCAATGTGGCCCTATTCAGCCACATAAGGACTTCAGCGTCTTTACCTCAAAATAATTAACCCACAAAAATCTATGCAACCATTAATTCTGGTTGCTTCAGCCCACTCTTTCTCTTGTTAGCCGATTTCCCATGGTTATCGATGGGGAGCATAATCAAATCATACCGAGTAAATAAAAAACTGTAGATACTTATAACTGAATACCCCTTACAGTTCATGGTTAAAAACTTATTGTTTAATTACATTCCTGACTGTTATTCGGCCTTCCCAGACAGTTTCCGGCCATCAGGAATCTCCAGCCCTCTGGCAGTGGTTAATTTGTTTTAGAACAAAAATCAATCATCCCCAGATCTTGCTTTAAATGTTGATAATAGTCTTTTTCATACTAAATTGGCACATCAATATTTTCCAATTTTCAGATTTCTGCGGACGATGATGAAGTGAGGATTCCTTTGCTAACGCAACTAGACTACTTTGCGGATACTAGAGCCCAGATGGTGCCCCAACTTAGGGAGCACCAACTGCGCAAGCTGCTGTTCAAGTCCCTCTTCCTGGTTAGCATCGGGACCAAGGACATATTCCATCTATCGATGTTCACAAAGCATCCGAAATTCAATGCCAAGGCCTACGTCGATAAGCTTGTCACCTCGTTTGGAGCATGCATGGAGGCCCTGTACAATGATGGCGCATGGAAGTTTGCAGTCATCAACATCCCACCCATCGGGTGCACGCCGGAGGGGAGACGAAAGGCAGTGGGACGGCGTGACCACCACTATGGCCCCGGAGGGTGTGACCAGATCTTGAACGAGCTTGCTGTGGAGTTCAACATTGGGCTAAGGAGCCTCCTCGCCAGCCTCAGCTCCAAGCTAGATGGCCTCCGCTACTCTATTGGTGACTTCTACAGCTTCTCAAATGGTACCTTTGCAAACCCGGAAGCCTCTGGTACGTAAAACATATTCTTCCCGTTCCTAATTGCAGgccgttttaacttttctacatttattgttattattatgcatctagacatacactatatctaagtgtatagaaaaaactatgcacctacactacgggaaacagaacctttgccgagtgcctggggcactcggcaaaggcctaaaaacactcggcaaagcctttgccgagtgtaacactcggcaaagcctttgccgagtgtaacactcggcaaagagcacacggcaaatgttgtgtcggcaaagactagttcgccgagtgtcaaaacacggacactcggcaaacatgttgccgacggccaaaaaacactcggcgaaaatatgTACTCGGCGAATTGCGGACTGACGACGTCGGGTAacggggggtttgccgagtgccaaacgggaggcactcggcaaacaccgggtctttgccgagtgttggcactcggcaaagaccgggggtttgccgagtgtcagtcgcctggcactcggcaaacatggtctctttgccgagtgccggctcccgggcactcggcgaagccggcgccttttgccgtgtgccgggtcccgggcactcggcaaaccggccccctttgccgagtgccctgaccgtagcactcggcaaaggacctttcctacacctgggaaatgcccctttgccgagtgctatggtcgaggcactcggcaaaggcccctctttgccgagtgtaacactcggcaaagtgaccagaacccccccttttccgacattttgccacgtataacggacccctctcaattcacagtACACATATCATAGGCATTTAtaataaacaaccacatggataattcacaaccacaggcataattcataaacatcacaggcataattcaacataagcacgaaaataatccataaatccaagttcttgtcacaatttagtttccacattgttcacaaccaagtctacttccgtggaggccaaggagaccactgcgaaaaatcttgatcttcattattcgaagccgccgattgattctgcacataggataggacattctgagataacatctaaagttgtcaaatttaaactattgaatcttaagcacaatgtgtcaagtgactcacaggagtagtcgtgggtggctgaggcggagggaacatcatcggcggtggcggaggcaaagtctgtcccatgctcgtagcaaagttctgcatgtactggaacatctgctccatcctaatccggttttcctcctccatcctccgccgcatttcctccatctgcgccgccatctcctcttgtttcttccttgattcttccacctgggcctacaatatatttattgcaatgttataatgcaaagctaaagtacaacaacaaacgaacgatgaatggaagagaaagaacctgtagagcctccatctggaactgtgcagcggtgggtcgtgggcgtaccgccgggctcgagtccgtgctcctagctcggatctgggagagagtgggagtagaggccgtgtcgatgacgccgtcgccaatccaatatcggccatgcttcttgcctcctcccaccctcatcacgatttctccatcaatgtcctcggagctcggatcgaagtctggcccgtgaacctccctagccatctttgtatactcgctgacgcggctgtaTATGCtaggatggctgtacgcctcggacgggtcgtctaggttgaaatctatatcgaccgtcgccttgccctttttggagaggacccatgccttgagctgggagcaaggtcggccatcatgtgacgccgactgcggcaaaatacaaaatcattaaaaattacgtagaactgaacgttacaataaagaa
Proteins encoded in this window:
- the LOC117865990 gene encoding GDSL esterase/lipase At5g55050-like, translated to MIGANLYPYYGIDFPNSEPTGRFSNGYNIADFIAKAMGLEISPLAYLSLTSRPISVKGFTGVNYASESARIWNHSISADDDEVRIPLLTQLDYFADTRAQMVPQLREHQLRKLLFKSLFLVSIGTKDIFHLSMFTKHPKFNAKAYVDKLVTSFGACMEALYNDGAWKFAVINIPPIGCTPEGRRKAVGRRDHHYGPGGCDQILNELAVEFNIGLRSLLASLSSKLDGLRYSIGDFYSFSNGTFANPEASGT